A single region of the Bacteroidia bacterium genome encodes:
- a CDS encoding acetate--CoA ligase family protein: MNDLKAFFEPKSIALIGASVKELSIGNVIIKNLLHYGFTGPIYPINPKVDEIRGLKAYQSIIDVPGEIDLAHIVIPPTFVPEEVENCGKKGVKAIIINTAGFKEMGAEGQALENDFLAIAKKYGIRIIGPNCQGTINSDPKYKAYCNFTFTFPEEGYISVVAQSGGVGAVIMQAFYDWGIGMRMYTSNGNASDVSIPEVIRHYGNDENTRAIVLYVESLTDPKEFMDIALEVTAKKPILAMTAGRTDKGAEASRSHIGGLAGSISMEVVFKKVGILSFTNLEDLCNAAVAFAYQPIPHGKRVGIITNTGGPSVIAIDELVSNGLEIPPLSEKAKAILKTTMLESASINNPLDVVATANAQHFKSAFEVMMNEENVDNIYVNFVTPPFVDCESVAREFAEAAKNSTKPIVCNYMTDKQKWQETSKILKDGSIPCFDFAETAAKALAAMVRYNDILSRKKGEIKQFIDSDKNISKIIIEKAKAANREVLTANEVYSILGAYSIPVSEWRNASKAEEAVEAAIKIGFPVVIKADSEKVIHKSDVGGVALNIENEDQVIKTVKEMQEKFIINDLKFFIQKQQPKGLELIIGAKKEEGLGHLIMFGMGGIFVEIFKDVKFNIAPISDIEAQEMVETIKAAKLISGYRGNKGVNKKLLIELIQRVSKLVSDNPEIKELDINPVFAFEDRVCAVDARIIL; encoded by the coding sequence ATGAATGACTTAAAGGCTTTTTTCGAACCAAAATCAATTGCTTTAATCGGTGCTTCAGTAAAGGAACTTTCGATTGGGAATGTAATAATCAAGAATTTATTACATTATGGATTCACTGGACCTATATATCCCATAAATCCTAAAGTAGATGAAATTAGAGGATTAAAGGCTTATCAATCTATTATCGATGTTCCGGGTGAAATTGACTTAGCTCATATTGTAATACCACCAACATTTGTTCCGGAAGAAGTTGAAAATTGCGGAAAAAAAGGAGTTAAAGCTATTATAATAAATACAGCTGGTTTTAAAGAAATGGGCGCAGAAGGTCAGGCTCTTGAAAATGACTTTCTTGCAATTGCAAAAAAATATGGAATAAGAATAATAGGTCCAAATTGTCAGGGTACAATAAATTCCGATCCAAAATATAAAGCATATTGTAATTTCACTTTCACATTTCCAGAAGAAGGATATATTTCTGTTGTTGCACAAAGTGGTGGTGTTGGTGCAGTTATAATGCAAGCTTTTTATGATTGGGGAATTGGAATGAGAATGTACACATCAAACGGTAATGCATCTGACGTATCAATTCCAGAGGTTATTCGTCACTACGGGAATGATGAAAACACACGCGCTATTGTGCTTTATGTTGAAAGTTTGACTGACCCGAAAGAATTCATGGATATTGCACTTGAAGTTACTGCTAAAAAACCTATTTTGGCAATGACTGCCGGCAGAACAGATAAAGGTGCAGAAGCATCACGTTCGCATATCGGTGGTTTAGCCGGTAGTATTTCAATGGAAGTTGTTTTCAAAAAAGTTGGAATTCTTTCATTTACAAATCTTGAAGATTTATGTAATGCTGCAGTTGCATTTGCATACCAACCCATTCCACATGGAAAAAGAGTTGGAATTATTACAAATACCGGTGGTCCTTCAGTAATAGCAATAGACGAGCTAGTAAGTAATGGCTTAGAAATTCCGCCACTCTCAGAAAAAGCAAAAGCCATTTTAAAAACCACAATGCTCGAATCTGCTTCAATTAATAATCCGTTGGACGTTGTTGCAACAGCTAACGCACAGCATTTTAAATCGGCATTTGAAGTTATGATGAATGAAGAAAATGTTGACAATATATATGTGAACTTTGTTACCCCTCCATTTGTAGATTGCGAAAGCGTTGCAAGAGAATTTGCAGAAGCTGCAAAAAACAGCACAAAACCAATTGTCTGCAATTACATGACTGACAAGCAAAAATGGCAGGAAACTTCAAAAATATTAAAAGATGGTTCAATTCCATGTTTTGATTTTGCCGAAACTGCAGCAAAAGCATTGGCAGCAATGGTAAGATATAATGATATTTTATCAAGAAAAAAAGGTGAAATAAAACAGTTTATTGACTCTGATAAAAACATTTCTAAAATAATAATAGAAAAGGCAAAAGCTGCAAATCGTGAGGTTTTAACTGCAAATGAAGTATATTCAATTCTAGGTGCCTACTCTATTCCTGTTTCAGAATGGAGAAATGCAAGTAAAGCAGAAGAAGCGGTTGAAGCAGCAATTAAAATTGGTTTTCCAGTTGTTATAAAGGCTGATTCAGAAAAAGTAATCCATAAAAGCGATGTTGGTGGTGTTGCTTTAAACATTGAAAATGAAGATCAGGTAATAAAAACTGTAAAAGAAATGCAGGAAAAATTTATAATTAATGATCTTAAATTTTTTATTCAGAAACAACAACCAAAAGGATTAGAGTTAATTATCGGTGCAAAAAAAGAAGAAGGATTGGGTCATTTGATTATGTTTGGAATGGGTGGTATTTTTGTTGAAATATTTAAAGATGTAAAATTTAATATTGCACCAATATCAGATATTGAAGCACAGGAAATGGTTGAAACAATTAAAGCAGCAAAATTAATTTCAGGATATCGTGGT